One stretch of Deinococcus fonticola DNA includes these proteins:
- the cax gene encoding calcium/proton exchanger yields the protein MWMNLLLIFIPVSLLMEHVFHAPPLWVFLTSVISIIPLADWLRKATEQVAERAGQTIGGLLNVTFGNLAELIIAIFVLMAGNTTVVKAQITGSIIGNALLGLGLAILIGSLGRKQQKFSHHNAGQLNSMLFLTVIALLIPALFDYTERLPGFAAASDAARNNLDEYLSLGVAVVLIAVYALNLVYTLVTHKDVFALDTADENSADEHGNAEGTDGSAHTEGHGHGGPLWPTWQAGAVMVGATLLIALMSEMLSGALEATSETLGLSPFFLGIIVLAVVGNFAEYIAGSYFARQGKIGLAMNIAVGATIQVALFTAPVLVLISYFIGKPMNLVFSSPLELVAIVAVAITVSAVTRDGEATWFEGVLLLTVYVLLGLAFFFVTPRTEQGEQNTPAGLTAPAQTLALKHAEPHWMPGA from the coding sequence ATGTGGATGAATTTGCTGCTGATCTTCATTCCGGTCAGCCTGCTGATGGAGCACGTGTTTCACGCCCCGCCGCTGTGGGTGTTCCTGACCTCGGTGATCTCGATCATCCCGCTGGCCGACTGGCTCAGGAAGGCCACCGAGCAGGTTGCGGAGCGGGCCGGGCAGACCATCGGCGGGCTGCTGAACGTGACCTTCGGGAACCTGGCCGAGCTGATCATTGCCATTTTCGTGTTGATGGCCGGGAACACCACCGTGGTGAAGGCGCAGATCACCGGTTCCATCATCGGCAATGCGCTGCTGGGGCTGGGCCTGGCCATTCTGATCGGCAGCCTGGGACGCAAACAGCAGAAGTTCAGTCATCACAACGCCGGACAGCTCAACTCCATGTTGTTCCTGACCGTTATCGCGCTGCTGATTCCGGCACTGTTCGATTACACCGAGCGCCTCCCCGGCTTCGCGGCGGCCAGTGACGCGGCCCGCAACAATCTGGACGAGTACCTGAGCCTGGGCGTGGCGGTGGTGCTGATCGCGGTGTACGCCCTGAACCTGGTGTACACGCTGGTGACGCACAAGGACGTGTTCGCACTCGACACTGCAGATGAGAACAGTGCTGATGAGCATGGGAACGCCGAGGGTACGGACGGCTCGGCGCACACTGAAGGGCATGGGCACGGCGGCCCGCTGTGGCCGACCTGGCAGGCGGGCGCGGTCATGGTTGGGGCGACCCTGCTGATCGCCCTGATGTCCGAGATGCTGTCCGGCGCCCTGGAAGCCACGTCCGAGACACTGGGCCTCAGCCCGTTCTTCCTGGGCATCATCGTGCTGGCGGTGGTGGGGAACTTCGCGGAGTACATCGCCGGAAGTTACTTCGCGCGGCAGGGCAAGATCGGCCTGGCCATGAACATCGCGGTGGGCGCGACCATTCAGGTAGCCCTGTTCACCGCGCCCGTGCTGGTGCTGATTTCTTACTTCATCGGCAAACCCATGAACCTGGTGTTCTCCAGCCCGCTGGAACTGGTGGCGATTGTCGCGGTGGCGATCACCGTGTCCGCCGTGACCCGCGACGGCGAGGCCACCTGGTTCGAGGGCGTGCTGCTGCTGACCGTGTACGTGCTGCTGGGCCTGGCCTTTTTCTTCGTGACGCCGCGCACCGAGCAAGGCGAACAGAACACGCCGGCCGGGCTGACCGCACCCGCACAAACGCTGGCGCTGAAACACGCCGAGCCTCACTGGATGCCCGGCGCCTGA
- a CDS encoding FAD-dependent monooxygenase, producing MSSPSIIIIGAGIGGLTLARTLLLHDLHIEVYEAQAHLQAPGGGLIVPPNSARILERLGLRSVFQNGVSLRRMQIIDAVNGQALYVRDQHEVERQQGRGLWAVSRSVLQAGLLEKLPPEVLSLQHRLDTVQERGHESYLSFTNRRHVIGDLIVGADGAQSRTREILFPHVQLQPTGQTAVRGVLAARLPARYEQSFTEFWGVGQRFTCFPINDREVYWHAVLKSGDVSPTVTIPQLAQAYESFPAPVQALIQETPEAAMIVTPLRDLSPLPEWTKGNVVLLGDAAHATSPNLGQGAAQAIEDAATLADLIATESDVHQAARRFQQRREHVANAVVARSRQMGQLGQVGGAGRWFRNMTLKVNPDLARSRIEAFYDER from the coding sequence ATGTCCAGTCCATCCATCATCATCATCGGGGCCGGGATCGGGGGCCTGACCCTGGCCCGCACCCTGCTGCTGCACGACCTTCACATCGAAGTGTACGAAGCGCAAGCCCACCTGCAAGCCCCTGGCGGCGGCCTGATCGTGCCGCCCAACTCGGCCCGCATCCTGGAACGGCTGGGCCTGCGCAGCGTCTTTCAGAACGGCGTTTCCCTGCGCCGCATGCAGATCATCGACGCCGTGAACGGCCAGGCGCTGTACGTCCGTGACCAGCACGAGGTGGAACGCCAGCAGGGCCGGGGTCTGTGGGCGGTGTCGCGCAGCGTCCTGCAGGCGGGCCTGCTGGAAAAACTGCCACCCGAGGTGCTGTCCCTGCAACACCGCCTGGACACCGTGCAGGAGCGTGGACACGAGTCGTATCTGTCGTTCACCAACCGCCGCCATGTGATCGGTGACCTGATCGTCGGCGCGGACGGCGCCCAGTCGCGCACCCGCGAAATCCTTTTCCCGCACGTGCAACTGCAACCCACCGGGCAGACGGCCGTGCGTGGCGTTCTCGCCGCCCGCCTGCCCGCCAGATACGAGCAGAGCTTCACCGAATTCTGGGGTGTGGGGCAGCGCTTCACCTGTTTTCCCATCAATGACCGCGAAGTGTACTGGCACGCCGTGCTGAAATCCGGGGATGTGTCCCCCACAGTCACGATCCCGCAACTCGCGCAGGCCTATGAAAGCTTCCCCGCGCCGGTTCAGGCCCTGATTCAGGAAACGCCGGAGGCCGCCATGATCGTTACCCCCCTGCGCGACCTCTCGCCCCTGCCCGAATGGACGAAAGGCAACGTGGTTCTCCTGGGCGACGCCGCGCACGCCACCAGCCCCAACCTGGGCCAGGGAGCCGCGCAGGCCATCGAGGACGCCGCCACCCTGGCCGACCTGATCGCCACCGAAAGCGACGTTCACCAGGCGGCCCGGCGCTTTCAGCAGCGCCGCGAACACGTGGCCAATGCCGTCGTGGCCCGCTCGCGCCAGATGGGACAGCTCGGGCAGGTGGGCGGTGCGGGCCGCTGGTTCCGGAACATGACCCTGAAAGTCAACCCGGATCTGGCCCGTAGCCGCATCGAGGCTTTCTACGACGAACGTTGA
- the trmFO gene encoding methylenetetrahydrofolate--tRNA-(uracil(54)-C(5))-methyltransferase (FADH(2)-oxidizing) TrmFO: MSDVPVVSVIGAGLAGSEAALAAAGQGVRVRLYEMRPARMTPAHRTGNFAELVCSTSLGGEGIQQSKGLLQSEMRSVGAAIVGSADAAKVPAGNALAVDREEFSARVTRLIREHPLIEVVEGEVSVIPEGLVVIASGPLTSEALAEDVARLTGSERLSFYDAAAPVIDVDSIDLTVAWRAGRYDQSADYINCPFTKEEYLRFFGALEQARTHTPHDWEKLEFFEGCMPIEEIARRGVDTPRFGPMSPKGLDDPRTGRWPYAVAQLRQEDREGRMWSLVGFQTGLKWGDQKEVVHLIPGLQNAEIVRYGVMHRNTYLNAPAVLDSTLQLKADPTKLVAGVLAGTEGYLESSATGWLAGTNAARLARGLQPLTPPAESMLGGLVRYLASANPKGFQPMNVNWALVPELPVEINEKTGKTRKLGKREKRPVMFARGLNAFMTWAQDEAGLSVTPQALPEPAET; this comes from the coding sequence ATGAGTGATGTTCCTGTGGTAAGCGTGATTGGTGCGGGCCTGGCGGGTTCCGAGGCGGCCCTGGCGGCGGCGGGTCAGGGCGTGCGGGTGCGGCTTTACGAGATGCGTCCGGCCCGGATGACGCCGGCCCACCGCACCGGGAATTTCGCGGAACTGGTGTGCTCCACCAGCCTGGGTGGCGAGGGGATTCAGCAGAGCAAGGGCCTGCTGCAGTCGGAGATGCGCTCGGTGGGCGCGGCGATCGTGGGGTCGGCGGACGCGGCGAAAGTCCCGGCGGGCAATGCGCTGGCGGTCGACCGCGAGGAGTTCAGCGCGCGGGTCACGCGGCTGATCCGTGAACACCCGCTGATCGAGGTGGTGGAGGGCGAGGTCAGCGTCATCCCGGAGGGCCTGGTGGTGATCGCTTCAGGGCCGCTGACCTCGGAGGCGCTGGCGGAGGACGTAGCGCGGCTGACCGGCAGTGAACGCCTGAGTTTCTACGACGCAGCGGCGCCCGTGATCGACGTGGACAGCATCGACCTGACGGTGGCGTGGCGGGCGGGGCGCTACGACCAGTCGGCGGATTACATCAACTGCCCGTTTACCAAAGAAGAGTACCTGCGGTTTTTCGGGGCGCTGGAGCAGGCCCGCACCCACACGCCGCACGACTGGGAGAAACTGGAGTTCTTCGAGGGGTGCATGCCCATCGAGGAAATAGCGCGGCGCGGCGTGGACACCCCGCGTTTCGGCCCCATGTCGCCCAAGGGCCTGGATGACCCGCGCACCGGGCGCTGGCCTTACGCCGTGGCGCAACTGCGCCAGGAAGACCGCGAGGGGCGCATGTGGTCGCTGGTGGGCTTCCAGACCGGCCTGAAGTGGGGCGACCAGAAGGAAGTGGTACACCTGATTCCCGGCCTTCAGAACGCCGAAATCGTGCGGTACGGCGTGATGCACCGCAATACGTACCTGAACGCCCCGGCCGTGCTGGACAGCACCCTGCAACTGAAAGCCGACCCCACCAAGCTGGTGGCGGGCGTCCTGGCCGGCACCGAGGGCTACCTGGAATCCAGCGCGACCGGGTGGCTGGCGGGCACCAACGCGGCGCGGCTGGCCCGCGGCCTGCAACCCCTGACGCCCCCGGCCGAGTCGATGCTGGGCGGCCTGGTGCGTTACCTGGCCAGCGCCAACCCGAAGGGCTTTCAGCCGATGAACGTGAACTGGGCGCTGGTGCCGGAGTTGCCCGTGGAAATCAACGAGAAGACGGGAAAAACCCGCAAACTGGGAAAACGCGAGAAACGCCCGGTGATGTTCGCGCGCGGCCTGAACGCTTTCATGACGTGGGCGCAGGACGAGGCGGGGTTGAGCGTGACGCCGCAGGCCCTGCCGGAACCCGCAGAAACGTAA
- the lysS gene encoding lysine--tRNA ligase has translation MSDDAQPSTPPQRPEGLHEQTVARLNNLDAQVAAGFESHPYSYPQAHHASDVYAAHPGELEAGQKWDTEEYVLAGRVTLMRHMGKAAFADLNDETGKMQLFFSKADTENFDPTKKIDLGDIIGVKGHPFVTKTGQLTLHVTGWQPLVKSLHPLPSKFHGLQDEELRARRRYIDLMINPERREGFRIRSQQIRFIRNFLDAQGFMEVEGPTLQVVAGGTEAKPFKTFHNQLGHEFSLRISLELYLKRLLVGGFEKVYEIGRNYRNEGVDRTHNPEFTMLEAYFAYGDYNDMMRLVEQMLHGLVKEVKGDTTLTYQGKTVDFSLPFKRLDFVTALKEKAGLDFDPTDLVKLREWTDSRHPEMRKVPDYKLLDKLFGEYVEHELVDPTFVVDVPLAISPLVKKHRSRENLAERADLFVAGFELAPIYSELNDALDQRARFEAQTARRDAGDDEAHEQDEDFLLALEYGMPPTAGMGMGMDRLAMLLTDSDSIRDVLLFPLLKPESVESAGESE, from the coding sequence ATGTCGGATGACGCCCAGCCCAGCACCCCACCCCAGCGCCCGGAAGGTCTGCACGAGCAGACGGTGGCGCGCCTGAACAACCTGGACGCGCAGGTCGCGGCCGGGTTCGAGTCTCACCCCTACAGTTACCCACAGGCTCACCATGCCTCGGACGTCTACGCCGCGCACCCCGGCGAACTGGAAGCCGGGCAGAAATGGGACACCGAGGAGTATGTCCTGGCCGGGCGCGTGACCCTGATGCGCCACATGGGCAAGGCCGCTTTTGCCGACCTGAACGACGAGACGGGCAAGATGCAGCTCTTTTTCAGCAAAGCCGACACCGAGAATTTCGACCCCACCAAGAAAATCGACCTGGGCGACATCATCGGCGTGAAGGGGCACCCGTTCGTCACGAAAACCGGGCAACTGACGCTGCACGTCACGGGCTGGCAACCGCTGGTCAAGAGCCTGCACCCGCTGCCCAGCAAATTTCACGGCCTTCAGGACGAGGAACTCCGCGCCCGCCGCCGCTACATCGACCTGATGATCAACCCCGAACGGCGCGAAGGCTTCCGCATTCGCTCGCAGCAGATTCGCTTCATCCGGAATTTTCTGGACGCCCAGGGCTTCATGGAGGTCGAAGGGCCGACCCTGCAAGTTGTGGCGGGCGGCACCGAAGCCAAGCCGTTCAAGACCTTCCACAACCAGCTCGGGCACGAATTCAGCCTGCGCATCAGCCTGGAGCTGTACCTCAAGCGCCTGCTGGTGGGCGGGTTCGAGAAGGTGTACGAGATTGGCCGCAACTACCGCAACGAGGGCGTCGACCGCACCCACAACCCGGAATTCACCATGCTGGAGGCGTACTTCGCTTACGGCGACTACAACGACATGATGCGCCTGGTCGAGCAGATGCTGCACGGCCTGGTCAAGGAAGTGAAGGGCGACACGACCCTGACCTACCAGGGCAAAACCGTGGATTTCAGCCTGCCGTTCAAGCGCCTGGATTTCGTGACGGCCCTGAAGGAGAAAGCCGGCCTGGACTTCGACCCGACCGACCTGGTGAAACTGCGCGAGTGGACGGACAGCCGCCACCCCGAAATGCGCAAGGTGCCGGATTACAAACTGCTGGACAAGCTGTTCGGCGAGTACGTCGAGCATGAGCTGGTCGACCCGACTTTCGTGGTGGATGTCCCGCTGGCGATCAGCCCGCTGGTGAAAAAGCACCGCAGCCGCGAGAACCTCGCCGAACGCGCCGACCTGTTCGTGGCCGGCTTCGAGCTGGCGCCCATCTACAGCGAGTTGAACGACGCGCTGGATCAGCGTGCCCGCTTCGAGGCCCAGACCGCCCGCCGTGATGCCGGCGACGACGAAGCGCACGAGCAGGACGAGGACTTCCTGCTGGCGCTGGAGTACGGTATGCCGCCCACCGCCGGGATGGGTATGGGCATGGACCGTCTGGCCATGCTGCTGACCGACAGTGACAGCATCCGCGACGTGCTGCTGTTCCCGCTGCTGAAACCGGAAAGTGTGGAGAGCGCCGGGGAAAGCGAGTAG
- a CDS encoding PEGA domain-containing protein produces the protein MKHRMGTKFVGLALGMALLSSCLPAPLQAQRGALVKVAAQPAGPGLVQSSLRRDVYRTPGPQALAVRTDKNAFVSVIVLPLNNGSWGSVPLGASVLEPVQVPGGTTVELPLPPMPDPRQLFAVQLFTVASVEPLNLQAARGVTSVKGVSEVVEAAAKTLPAGGYNVASTTYRVAPFGELTIQSNVPDATVTVDGQAVGHTPFLTVRDVPAGHVEVKVQRPGFERWVQDVTVTPGTSTPVYAHLRPALGTVVVSSSVEANVFVQGRHIGSGRSVSARVPVGPVSVTVVPVTTPGKPALNSSGAVVEVWQDGVATVTCSGQPTFVCTGR, from the coding sequence ATGAAACACAGGATGGGCACAAAGTTCGTGGGACTGGCGCTGGGCATGGCGCTCCTGAGCAGTTGCCTGCCCGCGCCCCTGCAGGCGCAGCGCGGCGCGCTGGTAAAGGTGGCGGCGCAACCCGCCGGGCCAGGCCTGGTGCAAAGTTCGCTGCGCCGCGACGTGTACCGCACCCCGGGGCCGCAGGCGCTGGCGGTACGCACGGATAAAAACGCTTTCGTCAGCGTGATCGTCCTGCCCTTGAATAACGGTAGCTGGGGCAGCGTGCCCCTGGGGGCCAGCGTGCTGGAGCCCGTGCAGGTGCCGGGCGGCACCACCGTGGAGCTTCCTCTTCCGCCCATGCCAGACCCCAGGCAACTCTTCGCCGTGCAACTCTTCACGGTCGCCAGCGTGGAACCCCTGAACCTCCAGGCCGCGCGGGGCGTCACCAGCGTCAAGGGCGTTTCAGAGGTGGTGGAAGCTGCCGCGAAGACCCTGCCGGCAGGCGGTTACAACGTGGCGTCCACGACATACCGGGTGGCCCCGTTCGGGGAGTTGACCATCCAGTCGAACGTTCCCGACGCGACCGTCACGGTGGACGGTCAGGCGGTGGGCCACACGCCCTTCCTGACTGTGCGCGATGTCCCGGCCGGCCACGTGGAAGTCAAGGTGCAGCGCCCCGGATTCGAGCGCTGGGTGCAGGACGTGACCGTCACGCCCGGCACCAGCACGCCGGTGTACGCGCACCTGCGCCCCGCCCTGGGTACGGTGGTGGTGAGCAGCAGTGTCGAGGCCAACGTGTTCGTGCAGGGTCGGCACATCGGCAGCGGCCGAAGCGTCAGCGCCCGCGTGCCCGTCGGGCCGGTCAGCGTGACGGTGGTGCCCGTGACGACGCCGGGAAAACCCGCGCTGAACTCCTCGGGGGCGGTGGTGGAAGTCTGGCAGGACGGCGTCGCCACGGTGACCTGCAGCGGCCAGCCCACTTTCGTTTGTACGGGGCGGTAA
- a CDS encoding HAD family hydrolase: protein MPTRTFAAVLFDLDGVLIDTESSITALWAEIFAGYDLHFTRQEITRLTAGQRFSGVLQQLEEQRGWKAPEDFLPMLDERFNRAFEEVPVIEGAAETLAALKRTGLPFAVASNSQHNRLFMKLEGAGLLPAFQGRAYDPSLTNKIGKPAPDLYLYAARQLNVSIHDCLVIEDSAPGATAGVAAGATTWGFLAGSHIHTGDEKRLRDIGVSHIVHSHAQLREALGLS from the coding sequence ATGCCCACCCGGACCTTCGCCGCTGTTCTCTTTGACCTCGATGGGGTGCTGATCGACACGGAAAGCTCGATTACGGCGCTGTGGGCCGAAATTTTCGCCGGATATGACCTGCATTTCACGCGCCAGGAGATCACGCGCCTGACCGCCGGGCAACGCTTCAGCGGGGTTCTTCAACAACTGGAGGAACAGCGCGGCTGGAAAGCCCCCGAGGACTTTCTGCCCATGCTGGACGAACGGTTCAACCGGGCCTTCGAGGAGGTTCCGGTGATCGAGGGCGCTGCCGAAACGCTGGCGGCCCTGAAGCGTACCGGCCTGCCGTTCGCGGTGGCGAGCAACAGCCAGCACAACCGCCTCTTCATGAAGCTGGAAGGTGCGGGGCTGCTTCCCGCCTTTCAGGGCCGCGCCTACGATCCGTCTCTGACGAATAAAATTGGCAAACCTGCCCCGGACCTGTACCTGTACGCCGCCAGGCAACTGAACGTTTCCATTCACGATTGCCTGGTCATCGAGGACAGCGCGCCCGGAGCCACTGCCGGAGTCGCCGCAGGGGCCACGACCTGGGGTTTCCTGGCTGGCAGCCACATCCACACCGGCGATGAAAAGAGGCTGCGCGACATCGGCGTGAGCCACATCGTCCACTCGCACGCGCAGTTGAGGGAGGCGCTGGGGTTGTCCTGA
- a CDS encoding response regulator — protein sequence MHDMETDAPQTITLLLVDDHPVVRKGTRELLEGESDLKVLGEAGNGEEAVAQARSLRPAVILMDVSMPGMNGIEATKAIKAENPGVGVLVLTSYDDDAYVFALLEAGAAGYLLKNASEDDLLGAVRAVAAGESALHPSIARKVLERFSTSTTPTPPEDDLSSRELEVLRVAATGRTNKEIARDLDISPRTVQVHLANIFSKLGVGSRTEAVLYGIKRGWIDPKSL from the coding sequence ATGCACGACATGGAGACCGACGCGCCCCAGACCATCACCCTGCTGCTGGTGGACGACCACCCGGTGGTGCGCAAGGGCACGCGCGAACTGCTGGAAGGTGAAAGTGACCTGAAGGTGCTGGGCGAGGCCGGGAACGGTGAGGAGGCGGTGGCCCAGGCCCGCAGCCTGCGTCCCGCCGTGATCCTGATGGACGTGTCAATGCCCGGCATGAACGGCATTGAAGCCACCAAAGCCATCAAGGCCGAGAACCCCGGCGTGGGCGTGCTGGTCTTGACCAGTTACGACGACGACGCCTACGTGTTCGCCCTGCTGGAAGCCGGCGCAGCCGGTTACCTGCTGAAAAACGCCTCCGAGGACGACCTGCTCGGCGCGGTTCGGGCCGTCGCGGCGGGCGAAAGCGCCCTGCACCCCAGCATTGCCCGCAAGGTGCTGGAACGCTTCAGCACGAGCACCACCCCCACGCCCCCCGAGGACGACCTCAGCAGCCGCGAACTGGAAGTGCTGCGCGTGGCCGCCACCGGACGCACCAACAAGGAAATTGCCCGCGACCTGGACATCAGCCCCCGCACCGTGCAGGTTCACCTGGCGAACATCTTCAGCAAACTCGGCGTCGGCAGCCGCACCGAGGCCGTGCTGTACGGGATCAAACGCGGGTGGATCGATCCCAAGAGCCTGTAA
- a CDS encoding MBL fold metallo-hydrolase, with protein MTLPAAELTPVLGSLYALQVPIPYPMKTVTVLLDAPRGGPLSLVDCALDTPEARQALEDGLAALGRHWSDVDQLVITHHHPDHYGLAGVIEERSGANVLMLDVEIGRGERYWHMLKEWLPGHVKHFRDHGLPDEFLAGLTGENPRVQPASRITPLREGQHVSLSGKDWEVLWLPGHADGHLGLWNAEDSTLIAGDAILPRISPNVGLYAYTRPDPLGDYLQTLGKLEALNPERAVVGHHGPVMGGVQARARELRSHHHERLDFMKLEAGKEPRSAYALSHAMFPRDLNTSGRRFALAETLAHLEHLRLLGQLYRTWHEEQEVWVYHA; from the coding sequence ATGACTTTGCCGGCTGCCGAATTGACGCCTGTGCTGGGCAGTTTGTACGCCCTTCAGGTGCCTATCCCCTACCCCATGAAAACGGTCACGGTGCTGCTGGACGCGCCGCGCGGCGGGCCGCTGAGCCTGGTGGACTGCGCCCTGGATACCCCGGAGGCCCGGCAGGCGCTGGAGGACGGCCTGGCGGCGCTGGGGCGGCACTGGTCGGACGTGGATCAGCTGGTCATCACGCACCACCACCCGGATCACTACGGGCTGGCGGGCGTCATCGAGGAACGCAGCGGCGCGAACGTGCTGATGCTGGACGTGGAGATCGGGCGGGGCGAGCGCTACTGGCACATGCTCAAGGAGTGGTTACCGGGCCACGTCAAACACTTCCGCGACCACGGCCTGCCGGACGAATTCCTGGCGGGGCTGACCGGTGAAAACCCGCGCGTGCAGCCGGCCAGCCGCATTACGCCGCTGCGTGAGGGTCAGCACGTGTCCCTCTCCGGCAAGGACTGGGAAGTGCTGTGGCTGCCCGGCCACGCCGACGGTCACCTGGGCCTGTGGAACGCCGAGGACAGCACCCTGATTGCCGGGGACGCCATCCTGCCGCGCATCAGCCCCAACGTGGGCCTGTACGCCTACACGCGCCCGGATCCGCTGGGCGATTATCTGCAGACGCTGGGCAAACTCGAAGCCCTGAACCCCGAGCGCGCGGTGGTGGGGCATCACGGCCCGGTCATGGGCGGCGTGCAGGCCCGCGCCCGTGAACTGCGGTCACACCACCACGAGCGGCTGGACTTCATGAAGCTTGAGGCAGGCAAGGAACCGCGCAGCGCCTACGCCCTGTCGCACGCGATGTTTCCGCGTGACCTGAACACCAGCGGGCGGCGCTTTGCCCTGGCCGAAACCCTGGCCCACCTGGAACACCTGCGGCTGCTGGGGCAGCTTTACCGCACCTGGCACGAAGAGCAGGAAGTCTGGGTGTACCACGCCTGA
- a CDS encoding YdcF family protein, with protein sequence MPESLAPRNHPWRGLWTGLVLGGALSVLAAFVGGVRATTGLLLLLTAVCGLLGLYRPARRLLQVGGSVLVALLFLCLMTPILRSPLAALTLKETPVPADAVVVLGGGVQCGTRALASSSFTRLIMGLQLWREGYAPMVTVSEQSGLIGAANCPKMSVLEREYIRRLYPTGGPQVLTLRNVTTTRDEASRVGEYARIRGWNRVLLVTSPSHSRRAAGIFRAYGVQVVSVPAPEILFDETLPTPEDRLYALKTLLYEGLSRVKFSLGGTPER encoded by the coding sequence GTGCCCGAATCGCTTGCGCCCAGAAATCATCCGTGGCGCGGTTTGTGGACGGGGTTGGTGCTGGGCGGCGCGTTGTCGGTGCTGGCGGCTTTTGTCGGTGGGGTGCGGGCCACGACGGGCCTGCTGCTGCTGCTGACGGCGGTCTGTGGCCTGCTGGGCCTTTACCGCCCAGCGCGGCGACTGTTGCAGGTGGGTGGATCTGTGCTGGTCGCGCTGCTGTTTCTGTGCCTGATGACGCCCATCTTGCGCAGCCCCCTGGCGGCCCTGACGCTGAAGGAAACGCCAGTTCCGGCGGACGCGGTGGTGGTGCTGGGTGGCGGGGTGCAGTGCGGCACGCGGGCGCTGGCGAGCAGCAGCTTTACACGTCTGATCATGGGCTTGCAGCTGTGGCGGGAAGGGTACGCCCCCATGGTCACCGTGTCCGAGCAGTCGGGCCTGATCGGCGCGGCGAACTGCCCGAAAATGAGCGTGCTGGAACGCGAGTACATTCGCCGCCTGTACCCCACGGGTGGGCCGCAGGTGCTGACCCTGCGCAACGTGACCACCACGCGGGATGAGGCGAGCAGAGTTGGCGAGTACGCCAGGATACGCGGCTGGAACAGGGTTTTGCTGGTCACGTCCCCCAGCCACTCGCGCCGGGCAGCGGGGATCTTCAGGGCTTACGGCGTGCAGGTCGTGAGCGTCCCCGCGCCGGAAATCCTCTTTGACGAAACCCTGCCGACACCCGAAGACCGCCTGTACGCCCTGAAAACCCTGCTGTACGAGGGGCTGTCGCGCGTGAAATTCAGTCTGGGGGGCACGCCGGAACGCTGA